The nucleotide window TTAGCTTTCCATAAGTTCTTTAATTTTCTCTGGAGCCCATTTCTCCTCTATAAAATTTGGAATATCTTTTGAATCTAAAGGTCCGACTAGAACTTTCCATCCTGTAGCATCTTCAATATCGCCCGAGAGTCTAGCGGCTTTACCAGGAATTATTAGTATTCTATGTTTTACCATTTTCTCTATTCCAGTCGACTTTATTAGCTCAGCCACGTTATCGGGCAAGAGCTTCCTACCCGGCACAGCGCATTCAATAGCTATACCCTCGGTATCAGCAAGCAACAGATAGCAGTCTACTTTTCCAGCTTCTATATCGCCAGAAACTATGTAGTAGGTTAAAGCGAAATTACCCGTGAGCATGACGGGAGACATTTCGTTCGGGTTCCCTATTATCCTCAAGCCTGGTTCTACGGCCACAGGCTTTCTAGGATCCGTGTAAATGTTGAAGCGGAGCATTACCAACGGCAAATAACTCCAGCCTTCCAAGGAGTGCATTATCAACAAGTCGGTGTATCTCAAAATCAACATTGACGCTGTTATCAACTCCCACCATGCCTTTGTTTGGGCATCTCCATCAATCATTTTCCACGCTGTTATCGGCGTTCCTATCAGTGGATAACCTGCCAGTTCATAATCTTCGTTGCAGGCTTTCCACCTTAACATAGTAAAGGCATTTATTGTAGATTTTAAACCATTAGCACCTACAAACGTTCCAGGGTCGAGAGCTATTTCTTTTACGCCATTATCGAGCATTGTCTTCGCAAGCGATACGA belongs to Thermoproteales archaeon and includes:
- a CDS encoding acetyl-CoA decarbonylase/synthase complex subunit gamma, with amino-acid sequence MAFAVRLVNMETKLEKCTPLLEEAKYKKNYEKLKEMLTPPVKEIELRSDKKVVVLDGEYVLHRHELTYINPPPIAIDVDDTMSKEEIIKRINFAENFKYTYIGRELTLDLIAVRSVSNDPEQFKKTVGFVASNTSFPLILCTLNPKVMEAGLSALPDGKPLAYAATKDNWSDMLDIAKKYEVPLAVFSPGDLNMLVSLAKTMLDNGVKEIALDPGTFVGANGLKSTINAFTMLRWKACNEDYELAGYPLIGTPITAWKMIDGDAQTKAWWELITASMLILRYTDLLIMHSLEGWSYLPLVMLRFNIYTDPRKPVAVEPGLRIIGNPNEMSPVMLTGNFALTYYIVSGDIEAGKVDCYLLLADTEGIAIECAVPGRKLLPDNVAELIKSTGIEKMVKHRILIIPGKAARLSGDIEDATGWKVLVGPLDSKDIPNFIEEKWAPEKIKELMES